The window CCAGCCATGTATTTGATTATGAAGTGCATTGACTCGTTGTGTGCTGTTTCCTCTTCCTTTTGGCAGCCTGGCCTCACTCTAAGTCCAAGGAGATGGAAGCTGCTTCACAATGAAGAAGGTGTCCTAGACATAGCTGGAATGATCAAAAGAGTGCAGCGTGGGGTGAGCTATACTTTTCGATTAATCCCTTGCATGCTCCGAACTAGCTGAATTTACGCCGTGATTGCACCACAGCGCCAGGCTAAATTATACTTTTTCAGAAAGTAGAATTATACTGTTATATGCTTAGAAATCAAataactagttttttttattattctgaGATTTTCAGTTATCCTACATTGTATTGATGTTGACTCTTCATTTTAATCTACACTAATATGGATCTGTTACACAATCAACAATGTGAACTATGAACTATTTATTTTTCTCCAATTAACATGGTAAATTGTAGCCTGATGAAGTGCAAATGTGGAGGCTAATATTTGCCTTGTTTTAATAATTTAGTAATATATAGATATTTGCAAAAATTCCTTCTCACTAACAACACAAGCCTAGGTCCGTATGTCAATGAGACAATGGTTGACAGATGATCCAAACATGATGGGACATCAGGAATTCCTCATTTTCTTCCTGCATTCATGAATCATGACCTCacactaaggccttgtttattTTGGTTGGCTAAACAGGGTACCCACCCAAATATCAAAGGAGAAGTTTGGGAGTTTTTGCTGGGTTGTTATGACCCTAAAAGCAATACTGAACAAAAGAGCCAATTAAGACAACAGCGAAGGTTCATTCTTAATTGCACCTTTATTGTTTGATCATGTATATTCATTCTAATATCTCATTCTAATTTTTTATAGGTTAGAATATGAGAAACTGAAAACAAAGTGCCGAGAAATGGACACGGCAGTCGGTAGCGGAAGGGTAATTACTATGCCTGTCATAACAGAAGATGGCCAGCCTATACAGGATCCTAACTCAGTTGATGCAGAACAACAAGCTAGTGACACACCCCTACCAAAGGAAGTAATTCAATGGAAGCTAACTCTGCACCAGATTGGTGAGTACTAATCCTCTCTTTTCAGCATCCCTCAATccgttttatgtttttttttaaaaaaaagagagagttcACTGGGCacatattgttatatttttttatactttcATTGGTCTGATTATTCCACTATTCAACTATAGGTCTTGATGTTAATCGTACAGATCGTCAACTAGTCTATTATGAGAGCCAAGAGAACTTGGCCAGGTTGTGGGACATTCTTGCAGTTTATTCATGGGTTGACAAGGACATCGGTTATTGTCAAGGTGCGTTACAGAAGCAAAACTGATCCTTTTGCAAATCCAGTCATAGTAAAAGGAAAAGGAACACTTAACCATGTTAGCTTGCTAAATGTCATGTTATGTAAATTTTGCTGTTCCCCCCCATAAAATCCTCTTGTTTGTAAGCAGGAATGAGTGATCTTTGCTCACCAATGTCGATCCTCTTGGAACACGAAGCGGATGCGTTTTGGTGCTTTGAGCGACTTATGCGCAGGGTGGTAAGCACCTTTACACATGTAGCCTTTTATTCACTAAGAAATATCCAGATCCTTTACCCTAAGGGTcagtggcggatctagaaaTTTTATTGACCCCGGGCAAGCCACTGGCAGTACTGTACAAATGAAAATGAACTTGTACAACTCTACAGACCATTTTACCATTGACACAAGTAAAATTAACAGTACGAGTTGCAGTATATAAGCTGTGATGGCCTATAGGGctccatcgtttggcttattataagaataagccaaacaacatatttacaaacgaaaaataatttatgaatacaACTTTAATATACGTGCTCTTAGCGACccaaaagcaaaggctgaaaaataaactttgataaaaaaacctcaaaatcaactctaaatttaagattgaaaattcaaattttggctaataagcataagcataagcaaaaAGATGGGGCTGATAGACTGCAAACATGTGATGGTGTGAGCCTTAATTATATGCTTTGCTAATTTTCTCAACTAATCTAGCATTCATtaaggtaattaattaaaaaatatgctaaCTTTGCATGATTAATGAATTGCTAATCTACTGCAGCATCTTAGGCGGAGCCTGGGCATTTGCCATGGCTGGCTGGGCCTTGACTCCGCCGCTGCTAAGGGTACAATTTATACTTCCGATATATGATGTTAATTAAAAGTTGTGCACAACTGCAGTAATGTTACAGTAAACTTAAAAGGTCAATATGGTCGCTGTAATATGCAGAACCGTTTTCTGGAAATATTTTTGCAACTTAGCATGGCCTATCAAAACAATAATTGATATTGATATGAACTAATGAACATTATATGGGAAAAAAACCCCTAAGATTGATTATAGTGGTTTTGCTGCATGTGTTATCTGTCTCTGTTAATTTTTCTACAGATACTGAGAGATTGATATTGTACATGCTAACTCTGCAGCGAGGAAATTTCGTGAGTAGTTCAACCTCCATTGGAGTTCGATCTCAACTGACCATATTGTCATCCGTAATGAAAGCCGTTGATCCGAAGCTACATGAGCATTTAGGTAGAGTTGTTTGGAGCCAAATATTGTTCATTAGAATGGCCAAAGGAACAATGCCTTTTCTTTCTGAATTATTGAACTATAAGTAGCGTGATTTATTCCATGATCAAAAGATTATTTTTGCAGAAAATCTTGATGGAGGGGAATACTTATTTGCCTTCCGTATGCTGATGGTTCTTTTCCGAAGGGAGTTCTCTTTTGTAGACACAATGTACCTTTGGGAGGTAAGCTTCCCAACAAGGTCGCATAATTTAACCTTTTAGGTGTGTTGATTAGTTCCCTGCACCATAAGAATTTTCttgacttttcaattattatcTCATGATTATCCTAATAAAGCATAATCAAAATGTGGTTTCTACTTACAATCAAGTATTGATTTGTACTGTGGAAGGTTTATAAGGCTGTTTCCTTGATTTACAAATGTTGCAGCTCATGTGGTCTATGGAGTACAATCCAGGTCTCTTTTCTATGTTGGAGAGTGATAACAGTACATCTCAAGCAAACACAAAAGATGAAAATGCCTTAAAGCAGTGTGGAAAATTCGAACAGAAAAACTTACAGGCGGCTAAAAAGGAAGAGCAGATACCTCTATCTGTGTTCATTGTGGCTAGTGTCATAGAGGCTAGAAACAAGCAGATACTGACTGATGCAAAAGGTCTAGACGATGTCGTGaaggtctctctctctctctctctctccatgtgTGTGTCATGAGATGATGATTGTAGAAAGCTATACACGATTATGTTGTTTATGTGCTTGTCCCCTGCAAACAGATATTAAACGATATCACTGGAAGTCTGGATGCAAAGAAGGCATGCAGAGGGGCACTGAAGATTCATGAGAGATACCTAACCACAGTAAGATTTCTGTTAATCCATTTGTATAATTATATGGCCTTAGACGCACTCAGGAGTCAGGAGTCAAAACTAAAATAACTCTCTACTTTCCTAAACTGCAGGTAAAAGCATGATAGTAGCATTTACAGATCCTTATTAATACATCTTAAGTGACGATATTCGATTGGGCTTTTTGTGAACTGGAGAAGCAGCTACATCGCAATTTTTCCCCATTTTTGATACGTGTGTGTATTATACAATTCTTTGATTTTCTTTGTAATACTACAAAAGAAAGGAACGCCAATCCTGTAAAGGTACATCACGAAATGTTTGGTATCGGTGGAATTATGCTGCAATAACATCGTCATGATTCTTCTTTCCTACTGTTCTTGACACTGCAATAAATTTGTTCACTATTTCTTAAGAATACAGTGAGttaggaaaaagaaaatcaacttGTTGGATTCCGACCATGTGTGTAAATATTGTTTAAAggattatttttcattttctttgttGTAGCTTCCAGTGGACTAGAGACGGAAGTGGCAAAACAATTTGGCTACATTAAGAAACATGACCAGGCCGCTTGAAAGTCTTGATCGAAAAAGCTAAGAAACCTACGATAATCATACTATATATCAAAACATTTGCACCGATACTTTATCCGTTGTTTTCCACCGGACACTCCATACTGATTGAATCAAGTATTAGATCATTTTGCGCTGCTGAACTCAAGCTCCAATGCAAGCTTCGTTAACTACCTACGAAAGGATATGGGATATGATCGGAAATTGTCAAAATAAGAGGCAGATTGGCTTGTTAGCTAAATGACCCCTTTTTCATGTTCTGAGTTGTCCATCCCCGCCATTTGCGCTGCAGACCAGTTAAGCAAAACCAGGGCCTCACAAACTGCTGTATGTCAAAATGAACTTCAACCAAAAGGAGCCTAGACCAAAAATAGGGAACCATAAATAGATCGAGGCAACAAACTTTCTGCCCTTCCATTTCTCCAACTTGGAAGAGAGAATCTATGCTTGTTCCTGTTTGAGCTTTGGAAGGGATTGCAATTCCACTAAATTGTGATAGATCAAACAGCAATAGGTGAAGAGAATTGCTGCAGACACAATGAAGATGTCATAAAGAAGATGAAATTCGGTAGATCATGCTTCATCACCCTCTTAAATCTGCTTTGCAAGGTATGTGAGTCTGATTCAATTAGGCGCCACAAATTTGTGTGTGTCAAATAGAAACTGAACTTCAGAATGTTGAAAAGAACAAATATATACATTGCTGAATCTTCATCTTCCAGCAAATCATATTACGATAGACCACAATAGTTGTTTTGTTTTCAATGCTACGTGGTCGGTAGATGTAAATCTCACCCCAACACCTATAGCATTATCAACATTGTATTTTGACGAAACATTCAGATGGCTTTTCTCGTTTTTTTTATCTCTGTTCACGGTGGTATTTCATATTTGTAAAATCAAGCTTATGGTCAATAGGTTGTATCCCATTTCATAGAATTGTTAGTTcttacttttgttttttaaatgaTATTGGCCCGGCGAAAAATTTGTAATGTTATTGCTTACTTGTGAAGGCTAGATCAAGGGACAAGGGGTGGAGGACAAACATATAAGTGGTGGATTCCTCGCAGAGCACCGCGGGCGGGCAGCCGCCTGTGGAACCGGTTAAGATGAAGGGCCTTCTCAAGGGCCTCCGATACATCTCACAAATTTTCGGTACGCCTCGAACACCATCAATTTCCAAGTCTAACGAATCCCTATTCCCCAATTCCCCAATCCAATTCACCTCAACATTGTTCATGCCACACATTGATAATTCATCATCATTCATCCACACAACGAAAATCAAAATGCATTACGGGATGGCGTTGTGAGAGATTGTGTACCTTGTCTGACGAACACGCGCATGCCCGCGCACGCTGGTGTTGTGGGGTTGGTTGCTTGCAGATCCGAGCGTGAAGGAGCCGGAGATGCAGATCGGGAACCCGACGGACGTGAAGCACGTCGCGCACATCGGCTGGGACAACGCCTCCGTCACCGCGCCCAGCTGGGtgatcgccgccgccttgctcctCCCCCCCGATCGCGCCATCTCCCATGTCTCTAACTGCTCCGATCACTGGTCGCAGATGAACGAGTTCAAGCCAACGGCGGGGGGCACggaaggcggcgaggcggaggagaaccaaggaggaggcggcggcagagcgGACCAGGCGgagcggccgcggcgggcggGGCGGGGCAAAGAGCGGCGCGACGGAGGCAGCGAGGGGTCGCGGCGGCCGCCGAAGACGGAGGTGGGGGAGAACAACTGCGAGGGAGAAGCCGccgcgggggcggcgccgaagcagcggcggaggaaggcgagggcGT of the Oryza sativa Japonica Group chromosome 2, ASM3414082v1 genome contains:
- the LOC4331097 gene encoding rab GTPase-activating protein 22, whose product is MNRMMFMACCYNDPDMLIDPDTVYPIRPECREDAAKTRFKPRPGLTLSPRRWKLLHNEEGVLDIAGMIKRVQRGGTHPNIKGEVWEFLLGCYDPKSNTEQKSQLRQQRRLEYEKLKTKCREMDTAVGSGRVITMPVITEDGQPIQDPNSVDAEQQASDTPLPKEVIQWKLTLHQIGLDVNRTDRQLVYYESQENLARLWDILAVYSWVDKDIGYCQGMSDLCSPMSILLEHEADAFWCFERLMRRVRGNFVSSSTSIGVRSQLTILSSVMKAVDPKLHEHLENLDGGEYLFAFRMLMVLFRREFSFVDTMYLWELMWSMEYNPGLFSMLESDNSTSQANTKDENALKQCGKFEQKNLQAAKKEEQIPLSVFIVASVIEARNKQILTDAKGLDDVVKILNDITGSLDAKKACRGALKIHERYLTTVKA
- the LOC107278727 gene encoding CRIB domain-containing protein RIC5 isoform X1, whose translation is MKGLLKGLRYISQIFDPSVKEPEMQIGNPTDVKHVAHIGWDNASVTAPSWVIAAALLLPPDRAISHVSNCSDHWSQMNEFKPTAGGTEGGEAEENQGGGGGRADQAERPRRAGRGKERRDGGSEGSRRPPKTEVGENNCEGEAAAGAAPKQRRRKARASGGTSSGRSKSSSVGGGGGPSAAARPAAAGDDDGDKCF
- the LOC107278727 gene encoding CRIB domain-containing protein RIC5 isoform X2 — encoded protein: MKGLLKGLRYISQIFDPSVKEPEMQIGNPTDVKHVAHIGWDNASVTAPSWMNEFKPTAGGTEGGEAEENQGGGGGRADQAERPRRAGRGKERRDGGSEGSRRPPKTEVGENNCEGEAAAGAAPKQRRRKARASGGTSSGRSKSSSVGGGGGPSAAARPAAAGDDDGDKCF